Part of the Rhodohalobacter sp. 614A genome is shown below.
TCCGTCGTTATCGGGTACCACCGGAACTCAAACCACTCTTACCGTTCAGCTCGATGAAATCGGTGTTGCTTACTATGTGGTATTGGCAAACGGAGCCACCGCACCTTTCGCTGTTCATATACGAAACGGAACAGATCGGTATGGCAGTCCGGCACCATTCAGCGGGAATTTTAACATTACATCCGCCAGCCAGGATTTTACGGAAGATATAACAGGCCTGAACCCGGGTACTTCCTATGATGTGTGGATAATGAGTGAGGATCTGATTCCCAACCTTGGCAGTACTGTAAAACTCGATCTTACAACCTCAACTACGATTGCAAGTTTAACCACCACACCCGAAGCTGATGTCACAGCCACCAGTGCCACATTGGGCGGGCAAGTGACGGACGAGGGCGGGATTTCGGTAACCGAAAGCGGCATTGTATGGGGAACGGCTACAGAGCCGGACGTGGATAATGACAATGTGGTCCCCATGAGTTCGGGAACCAGCACTTTCAGTGAGTCCGTAGATTTGCTTCCCTTCGGAACCACGATTTATTATCGCGCCTACGCCACCAACAGTGAAGGCACGGGCTATGGTGATGAAGAATCCTTTACTACCGGCGGTACTGTAAATGTAAACCTGACCGGCACCGAAGGCTGGCGATTATTGTCCATCCCCGATGATGTGGCCTTGAATACATTCTTAGATCCCATCTGGACCCAAGGCGTTACAGATGGCGGAGATACCGATTTCGGTACGCCCAACGTCTATACCTGGAGTACCGACACTCTTGGCAATGACTCTGCCGACTGGGTACCGGTCACCGACCTGACTAATACTACACCGCCCGCCGGCCACGGATTCCTGGTACAGGTGTATGCCGATGATGATTACAACAACGGTACCTCTAACGAGTTTCCTCAAACCCTCAGTGTGACCGGCACCGAATATGCCTCCGGTATCTCTCCAACCATGAACTCCAATGCCAACGGATGGACGGTTCTGGGCAATCCCTTTGCTTCTCCCATTGATTTTGATGATCTGTCGAAAGCCAATTTATCGTCCACGGCATATGTATGGGATCCCAATAGTGATGTCGGCGATGGCGGCCAGGCCGGGCAATCTTCCGGCAGTTGGAAAACATGGAATGGCACCTCGGGAGATCTGACAGACGGACGCATTGCTCCGTTCCAGGGCTTTATGGTGGAGAATACCTCGGCCGGGTCATCGGTTAGTTTTACCCAGTCTGATAAGGTGTCCACCGCTACCACCCTTTTGGGAAAACAGGACGAACAACCTTCTCCGTTTGTTCGATTAGAACTGCAAGGCAACGGCATGAAAAACTCTGCCTGGCTGGAATTTGCCTCTGAAGGCTCGACAGACAAAACCGACGGCGACGCCTGGGAACTGACCCCGCTCTCAGAAAACTACGCAATGCTGGCCACAAAAAAAGACAATGGCTCGCTGGTTGACATCGGCCGCTACCCGCAGGACGGAGAACTGAACATTTCGCTGATGACTGAGGCGACCCAGCCCGGCTCGTATGCCATTACCGTTACCGATATCGAAGCACCCGGCCAGACGCTGTACCTGAATGATATTCAAACCGGCGAAAGCATTCCCCTGAAAACAGGGACCCGGTATGAATTCCTCATCATACAAGCCGCCAAGGCTCCGGCCGATCCGTTTGCCCTACTACAAACCGGACTTCAAAAGCAAACAAGCGGGGAGCACCGGTTTGTGATCAGCTCCTCTGCGTTGGAGAACCCAGGCACCGAAACACCCCGGCAATTCACCCTGGAGCAAAACTACCCGAACCCGTTCAACCCGGTTACAGTGATCAATTATCAATTACCCGTAAACAGTGAGGTACGCTTGGAAATCTTTGACATGGCCGGGCGGCAGATCACCACCCTGGTGAATACCCGGCAGACCGCAGGTACTTACTCGGTTAACTTCGATGGATCAAATCTTTCCAGCGGGGTGTACATGTACCGGCTGGAAGCCTCAGGCATCTCACTCACTAAAAAACTAACTCTCATCAAATAACCCATTTTTTTAACAAATAACATTCACTCTACAGCCACTGTATGACTATTTCAATCGAGACTGGAATATAAACTGATTGACCCGGCATACGGCTAAAATACCATCCCTATGAAAACATTTGGTTTATATTCCCTGTTTCTCTCTTTTTTTATTCTCTTCTTTTTGTCTCTGACGATTCAGGAAGCAATCGCTCAATGTACAGAAGGAAATACAAATACCGGATCAACACAAACAGCTACAGGTATGGGCGGTCAGAGCTTTGTAGCCTGTGAGTCGGGTATACTTCAAAATGTACAGATAATCATTGGAGGGGGTGGCACTCCTGATCAACAGGTGGATGTAACTATCTACGAGGGAGATGGAACATCGGGAACCGTTTTAGGGACCGTTACCGGTGCGACCGTTTCTCAGTCTTCTACCCTGAGTGACTTTCAAATCATTGATCTTTCAGGTGAAAATATCTCTCTAACGGGAGGAAATACGTATACGTTTGAAACATCCTCCTTATCCAACATTCTATACCAACCAACAGGAAGTTATGAAGACGGACAAATGTATTTTAATGGTGGGGTACAATCTACATTGGATT
Proteins encoded:
- a CDS encoding DUF4347 domain-containing protein, yielding MIRRDTIKKAGTTFAQLALSMTALSGGAHSYYRIQRGSYTPGKEIVAQLNAKPLSATAIKNSDWLKNRTQEIATHTGSLEIQKAQQTRELIIVDRAVQDTDVIFKQSRPGVDIVEVPAGSDGMVELMKILSNYSNLDAVHIVSHAEAGAIYIGGQRIDRSELEEDMAGFAAINHAIREGGDLLLYGCDLAQDTAGEEFLEIIRNNTHADVAASSDLTGNAEFGGNWDLEIQKGDIEAKPLAESIAMNDFTGTLQFSGTLALGGISPGYANIKSYTIPTTSYVFTVASGDDGSKDLYNYNSGYVYISTGDSQQTYSTFYFGGNETFDLSSIYVYQGFGAPSKTITIESDKGGLQNSSSTVAASSGTTINVSGSQWEDITKVTIRYSDNTIMHWVKIDNIAITNLQASNNGPTDISLSSSSINQSFTGAGAVVGSLSTTDADGSDTHTYSLVSNGASDSGTCSTGGDADNASFQVDNVNDDFETAGSLAAGTYNVCIETDDGTSSYQESFGITVNDNVPPSYQNSTPSLSGTTGTQTTLTVQLDEIGVAYYVVLANGATAPFAVHIRNGTDRYGSPAPFSGNFNITSASQDFTEDITGLNPGTSYDVWIMSEDLIPNLGSTVKLDLTTSTTIASLTTTPEADVTATSATLGGQVTDEGGISVTESGIVWGTATEPDVDNDNVVPMSSGTSTFSESVDLLPFGTTIYYRAYATNSEGTGYGDEESFTTGGTVNVNLTGTEGWRLLSIPDDVALNTFLDPIWTQGVTDGGDTDFGTPNVYTWSTDTLGNDSADWVPVTDLTNTTPPAGHGFLVQVYADDDYNNGTSNEFPQTLSVTGTEYASGISPTMNSNANGWTVLGNPFASPIDFDDLSKANLSSTAYVWDPNSDVGDGGQAGQSSGSWKTWNGTSGDLTDGRIAPFQGFMVENTSAGSSVSFTQSDKVSTATTLLGKQDEQPSPFVRLELQGNGMKNSAWLEFASEGSTDKTDGDAWELTPLSENYAMLATKKDNGSLVDIGRYPQDGELNISLMTEATQPGSYAITVTDIEAPGQTLYLNDIQTGESIPLKTGTRYEFLIIQAAKAPADPFALLQTGLQKQTSGEHRFVISSSALENPGTETPRQFTLEQNYPNPFNPVTVINYQLPVNSEVRLEIFDMAGRQITTLVNTRQTAGTYSVNFDGSNLSSGVYMYRLEASGISLTKKLTLIK